A single region of the Halorussus salinus genome encodes:
- a CDS encoding xanthine dehydrogenase family protein molybdopterin-binding subunit, with product MSKSAPRGDAAGSADDGDETDESLVGEGVSRREDAALLRGEAEFTDDLRAPGMAHLALVRSECAHGDVVDVDTSEAAAREDVVAAFTWADVAASDAPGTLPLATGPLDCDPPEHPLLARDRVRYQGQPVAAVVAEDRYAAADAARAVDVTYDEREAVVDPAEATEQSAPDLFEEVPNNLALTSELGDAEETKAAFEDADRVVSLDVENNRLMPTAMEPRAALARWSAGDERLTVEMTAQAPHGERRKFAHSLGLTESDIRVVAPRVGGGFGHKNTPYPGDSLAGWAAMELGRPVKWTATRRGNYLAGNHGRDHRTRGEVAVDDDGTIRGLRVETRANAGGYGLGAGPAMPANYGTLLASQYDVPAIHCETSVAFTNTAPVHSYRGAGRPEAIYVTERLVDAAARELGADPVEFRRRNQLAPEDLPHETAVGASYDSGDYEATMDAALDAVDYADRTATERDDDGRYVGVGVACLVESSGFSFESGVVRVEPDGNVRAYAGTHSHGQGHETTYAQIVADELGVPYETVAVGEGDTDRIPKGTGTFASRSTIAGGNAVAESAREVREQARQVAGYLLDADPDAVALDEGTFRVCGSDETVSFAEVAAAAYGPGLPDDLSPGLEATTFYEPEGTTYPHGTHVAVVAVDPETGDIEILRYVAADDCGERVNPTIVEGQIHGGVAQGIGQARYEQTAYDDDGELLTDSMQTYAVPRAEQIPEMETRATVSPSPRNDLGVKGVGEAGTIGAPPALANAVADALEPLGVRHVDMPLTDERVWRAIREAER from the coding sequence ATGAGCAAGTCGGCTCCTCGGGGCGACGCCGCCGGGTCGGCCGACGACGGGGACGAGACCGACGAGTCGCTGGTCGGCGAGGGCGTTTCGCGACGGGAAGACGCCGCGCTCCTCCGGGGCGAGGCGGAGTTCACCGACGACCTGCGCGCGCCGGGGATGGCCCACCTCGCGCTGGTTCGGAGCGAGTGCGCGCACGGCGACGTGGTGGACGTAGATACGTCCGAGGCGGCCGCGCGCGAGGACGTGGTCGCGGCGTTCACGTGGGCGGACGTGGCGGCCTCCGACGCGCCCGGCACGCTCCCGCTGGCGACGGGACCGCTCGACTGCGACCCGCCGGAGCATCCGCTTCTTGCGCGCGACCGGGTGCGGTATCAGGGTCAACCGGTCGCCGCGGTGGTCGCCGAGGACCGCTACGCGGCGGCCGACGCGGCCCGCGCCGTAGACGTGACCTACGACGAGCGCGAGGCGGTCGTGGACCCCGCGGAAGCGACGGAACAGTCGGCTCCCGACCTGTTCGAGGAGGTCCCGAACAACCTCGCGCTGACGAGCGAACTGGGCGACGCCGAGGAGACCAAGGCGGCGTTCGAGGACGCCGACCGGGTGGTGTCCCTCGACGTTGAGAACAACCGGCTGATGCCGACCGCGATGGAACCGCGGGCCGCGCTCGCGCGCTGGTCGGCGGGCGACGAGCGACTGACCGTCGAGATGACCGCGCAGGCACCCCACGGCGAGCGCCGGAAGTTCGCCCACTCGCTCGGGTTGACCGAGAGCGACATCCGGGTCGTCGCGCCCCGAGTCGGCGGCGGATTCGGCCACAAGAACACGCCCTACCCCGGCGACTCGCTGGCGGGGTGGGCCGCGATGGAACTCGGTCGCCCGGTCAAGTGGACCGCGACCCGGCGGGGCAACTACCTCGCGGGCAACCACGGTCGGGACCACCGAACCCGCGGCGAGGTGGCGGTGGACGACGACGGGACGATTCGGGGCCTCCGGGTCGAGACCCGCGCGAACGCGGGCGGTTACGGCCTCGGTGCCGGTCCGGCGATGCCCGCGAACTACGGCACCCTACTGGCCAGCCAGTACGACGTGCCCGCGATTCACTGCGAAACCAGCGTCGCGTTCACCAACACCGCGCCGGTCCACTCCTATCGGGGGGCCGGACGCCCCGAAGCCATCTACGTCACCGAGCGACTGGTGGACGCCGCGGCCCGCGAACTCGGTGCGGACCCCGTGGAGTTCCGAAGGCGGAACCAACTCGCACCCGAGGACCTGCCCCACGAGACCGCGGTCGGCGCGTCCTACGACAGCGGCGACTACGAGGCGACGATGGACGCGGCGCTCGACGCGGTGGACTACGCTGACCGCACGGCCACGGAGCGCGACGACGACGGCCGCTACGTCGGCGTCGGGGTGGCCTGTCTCGTGGAGTCGAGCGGGTTCTCCTTCGAGAGCGGCGTCGTCCGCGTCGAACCCGACGGAAACGTCCGCGCGTACGCCGGAACCCACTCTCACGGGCAGGGCCACGAGACGACTTACGCCCAAATCGTCGCCGACGAACTCGGCGTCCCCTACGAGACCGTCGCGGTCGGCGAGGGCGACACCGACCGGATTCCGAAGGGCACGGGGACGTTCGCCAGCAGAAGCACCATCGCGGGCGGGAACGCGGTCGCCGAGAGCGCCCGCGAGGTCCGCGAGCAGGCCCGGCAAGTCGCGGGGTATCTCCTCGACGCCGACCCGGACGCCGTCGCGCTCGACGAGGGGACCTTCCGGGTCTGCGGTTCCGACGAGACGGTCTCGTTTGCGGAGGTCGCGGCGGCGGCCTACGGGCCGGGCCTCCCCGACGACCTCTCGCCGGGGCTGGAGGCGACGACGTTCTACGAGCCGGAGGGCACGACCTACCCCCACGGAACCCACGTCGCGGTCGTCGCGGTGGACCCCGAGACCGGCGACATCGAGATACTGCGCTACGTCGCGGCCGACGACTGCGGCGAGCGCGTCAACCCGACTATCGTGGAGGGCCAGATTCACGGCGGGGTCGCTCAAGGCATCGGACAGGCCCGTTACGAGCAGACCGCCTACGACGACGACGGGGAGCTTCTGACCGACTCGATGCAGACCTACGCCGTCCCGCGGGCCGAACAGATTCCCGAGATGGAGACCCGCGCGACCGTCTCGCCCTCGCCGCGCAACGACCTCGGCGTGAAGGGCGTCGGCGAGGCCGGGACCATCGGCGCGCCGCCCGCGCTCGCGAACGCGGTCGCGGACGCGCTCGAACCGCTCGGCGTCCGCCACGTAGACATGCCGCTGACCGACGAGCGCGTCTGGCGCGCGATTCGGGAGGCCGAGCGGTAG
- a CDS encoding FAD binding domain-containing protein, with amino-acid sequence MIPPEFDYYRASSVAEALDLLERHRDDEPVLLAGGHGLLPDAKTGAADFGVAIDITEIDRLRGVGRREGERERGGENDSTAIGALTTHATLADAARVREIAPELAEAAAEVGDVQVRNRGTVGGNLAEADPAADLPAAALAADATLVLEGRDGEREMAAEAFFRADGGTDLGDRELLTEIRVSDASDPAGDRRDEDRPVAAGGAYAKKTHPATGYALVGVAASLALADGTVTEALLGATGVADAPMRLPAVEEALVGRDPNAETLADAAERAGAELDPEEARSDVAASGEFRLHLLGVYAERALTAAVANATGSKPGERPTEREEVDR; translated from the coding sequence GTGATTCCGCCCGAGTTCGACTACTACCGGGCGTCGTCGGTCGCGGAGGCGCTGGACCTGTTGGAGCGCCACCGCGACGACGAGCCGGTTCTCCTCGCGGGCGGCCACGGTCTCCTCCCCGACGCGAAGACCGGGGCGGCGGATTTCGGCGTCGCCATCGACATCACCGAGATAGACCGCCTGCGCGGCGTCGGGAGACGAGAGGGCGAGCGAGAACGAGGAGGCGAGAACGATTCGACCGCAATCGGCGCGCTCACGACCCACGCGACGCTCGCCGACGCCGCGAGGGTCCGGGAAATCGCCCCCGAACTGGCCGAGGCCGCGGCGGAAGTCGGCGACGTGCAGGTCCGCAACCGCGGGACCGTCGGCGGGAACCTCGCCGAGGCGGACCCGGCGGCGGACCTCCCGGCGGCGGCGCTCGCGGCCGACGCGACGCTCGTCCTCGAAGGGCGGGACGGCGAGCGCGAGATGGCGGCCGAGGCGTTCTTCCGCGCGGACGGCGGGACCGACCTCGGCGACCGGGAACTCCTGACCGAGATTCGGGTGTCCGACGCGAGCGACCCGGCCGGAGACCGACGCGACGAGGACCGACCGGTCGCCGCGGGCGGCGCGTACGCCAAGAAGACCCACCCGGCCACGGGGTACGCGCTGGTCGGGGTCGCGGCCTCGCTGGCGCTCGCGGACGGGACCGTGACCGAGGCCCTCCTCGGGGCCACCGGCGTCGCCGACGCACCGATGCGACTGCCCGCCGTCGAGGAGGCCCTCGTCGGCCGCGACCCGAACGCCGAGACGCTGGCCGACGCCGCCGAGCGCGCGGGTGCGGAACTCGACCCCGAGGAGGCCCGCTCGGACGTGGCGGCCTCCGGCGAGTTCCGGCTTCACCTGCTCGGAGTCTACGCCGAGCGCGCGCTGACGGCCGCGGTGGCGAACGCGACCGGGAGTAAGCCGGGCGAGCGACCGACCGAGCGCGAGGAGGTGGACCGATGA
- a CDS encoding (2Fe-2S)-binding protein, which yields MTTHDITLTVDGTTEELTVESRTLLVHALRDRLDYTAPNVGCDSGKCGACTVGLDGDAVKSCTVLAVQADGSDVTTAAGLGGDDLHPVQTALHEAHGLQCGYCTPGIATTAVDLLDTNPDPDRDEIRAALKGNVCRCTGYQNVVDAIERVADEAEENADSAFGDSGDPAETPAGGDDS from the coding sequence ATGACGACGCACGACATCACCCTGACCGTCGATGGCACGACCGAGGAGTTGACCGTCGAGTCCCGAACTCTGCTCGTCCACGCGCTCCGGGACCGACTCGACTACACCGCGCCCAACGTCGGTTGCGACTCGGGCAAGTGCGGGGCCTGTACCGTCGGTCTCGACGGCGACGCCGTGAAGTCCTGCACCGTCCTCGCGGTCCAAGCCGACGGGAGCGACGTGACCACCGCTGCGGGACTCGGCGGTGACGACCTCCACCCGGTCCAGACCGCGCTCCACGAGGCCCACGGACTCCAGTGTGGCTACTGCACGCCCGGCATCGCGACGACCGCGGTGGACCTCCTCGACACGAACCCGGACCCCGACCGCGACGAGATTCGGGCCGCGCTCAAGGGCAACGTCTGTCGGTGTACCGGCTATCAGAACGTCGTGGACGCCATCGAGCGGGTCGCGGACGAAGCCGAGGAGAACGCCGACTCCGCGTTCGGCGACTCGGGCGACCCCGCGGAAACTCCGGCCGGAGGTGACGACTCGTGA
- a CDS encoding extracellular catalytic domain type 1 short-chain-length polyhydroxyalkanoate depolymerase yields MLCHVMNCDRRTLMKSAGSAVVGATVLGSVGTAAASGSYTNEYYSGFDYWKYVPDGVGAGDPLVVMLHGCSQTADQFREETRMNAVADREGFAVIYPDQYNARNGALCWNWYYDANTTRGNGEGAVIAGMTQETIDAEGLDSERVYVAGLSAGAAMVPNLLAEYADIYAAGGIHSGLEYDAAETATGGTMAMSYGGPDPQSQGTQAYETMESYGITSEIPTIVFHGTDDGTVDPINGHQAAEQATQTNDLAADDADDGGIDDDPDAVKDGYADAYGYTAYEYHDASGDSVVEKWLVEGMDHAWSGGVSGGEFTAPGGPDASEIMWNFFDGRTRSE; encoded by the coding sequence ATGCTATGTCACGTCATGAACTGCGACAGACGCACGCTGATGAAATCGGCCGGTAGCGCAGTTGTCGGAGCAACTGTTCTCGGTAGCGTCGGCACCGCCGCGGCCTCGGGGTCGTACACCAACGAGTACTACAGCGGCTTCGACTACTGGAAGTACGTCCCGGACGGCGTCGGGGCGGGCGACCCCCTCGTGGTGATGCTCCACGGCTGTTCGCAGACCGCCGACCAGTTCCGCGAGGAGACCCGGATGAACGCGGTCGCCGACCGCGAGGGGTTCGCGGTTATCTACCCCGACCAGTACAACGCTCGGAACGGCGCGCTCTGCTGGAACTGGTACTACGACGCCAACACCACGCGGGGCAACGGCGAGGGCGCAGTCATCGCTGGGATGACGCAGGAAACCATCGACGCCGAAGGACTCGACTCCGAGCGCGTCTACGTCGCCGGTCTCTCGGCGGGCGCGGCGATGGTTCCGAACCTGCTGGCGGAGTACGCCGACATCTATGCCGCGGGCGGCATCCACTCGGGGCTGGAGTACGACGCGGCCGAGACCGCCACCGGCGGCACGATGGCGATGTCCTACGGGGGTCCCGACCCGCAGAGTCAGGGCACGCAGGCTTACGAGACGATGGAGTCCTACGGCATCACCAGCGAGATTCCCACCATCGTCTTCCACGGCACCGACGACGGGACCGTGGACCCGATTAACGGCCATCAGGCCGCCGAACAGGCGACCCAGACCAACGACCTCGCGGCCGACGACGCGGACGACGGCGGCATCGACGACGACCCCGACGCGGTGAAGGACGGCTACGCGGACGCCTACGGTTACACCGCCTACGAGTACCACGACGCGAGCGGCGACTCAGTGGTCGAGAAGTGGCTGGTCGAGGGGATGGACCACGCGTGGTCCGGCGGGGTCTCGGGCGGGGAGTTCACCGCGCCGGGCGGCCCGGACGCGAGCGAAATCATGTGGAACTTCTTCGACGGCCGAACCCGGAGTGAGTAA
- a CDS encoding extracellular catalytic domain type 1 short-chain-length polyhydroxyalkanoate depolymerase, with translation MNLQRRTLLKSLGSTVGAAAFAGVSAGAAGNYTSESYNGRTYKKYVPTGADGSSDVPLVVMLHGCTQSPDSFKDETRMNQVAEQETFVVIYPDQTTSANFNECWQWFNDANTTRGSGELALVKGMVDQVKSDHAIDDERVYAAGFSAGGAFVPNLAVEYADVFAAAGVHSGLMYDVAESQTGGTTEMSSCSGAPTPAGKGQQAYDRMEEFGITRPVPTVVFHGTDDYTVYPCNGDEEAERATVTNDLALDGADDDNLDYTADDTVNGSGSSLSYTKYEYADDAGTVWVEQYEVEGMGHAWSGGASGGSYTAPGGPDASQRIWNFFSRFTLDGADGGSGGGDDGGDDGGSNAVPTADATASPTDPAVGATVSFDGSNSSDSDGSIASYEWEFGDGATATGATASHSYDSSGDYTATLTVTDDAGATDTASVTISVGGGSFEGYCDTDDNYAHVQAGRAYSSGGYAYAEGSDEKMGLNNTFYTTTLKETSEGYFEIVDGC, from the coding sequence ATGAATCTACAACGACGCACCCTACTGAAGTCGCTGGGAAGCACGGTCGGCGCGGCCGCCTTCGCGGGCGTCTCGGCGGGCGCGGCCGGGAACTACACCTCTGAGAGCTATAACGGCCGGACCTACAAGAAGTACGTCCCGACCGGGGCCGACGGTTCGAGCGACGTGCCGCTGGTCGTGATGCTCCACGGCTGTACGCAGAGTCCCGACTCGTTCAAGGACGAGACCCGGATGAATCAGGTCGCCGAGCAGGAGACGTTCGTCGTCATCTACCCCGACCAGACCACCAGCGCGAACTTCAACGAGTGCTGGCAGTGGTTCAACGACGCCAACACCACTCGCGGGAGCGGCGAGTTGGCGCTCGTCAAGGGAATGGTAGACCAAGTGAAATCCGACCACGCCATCGACGACGAGCGAGTCTACGCCGCCGGGTTCTCGGCTGGCGGGGCGTTCGTCCCGAACCTCGCCGTGGAGTACGCCGACGTGTTCGCCGCGGCCGGGGTCCACTCGGGCCTGATGTACGACGTGGCCGAGAGCCAGACCGGCGGAACGACCGAGATGAGTAGCTGTAGCGGCGCGCCGACGCCCGCCGGGAAGGGCCAACAGGCCTACGACCGGATGGAGGAGTTCGGCATCACCCGACCCGTGCCGACCGTCGTCTTCCACGGCACCGACGACTACACCGTCTACCCCTGTAACGGCGACGAGGAGGCCGAGCGCGCGACCGTGACCAACGACCTCGCGCTCGACGGCGCGGACGACGACAATCTGGACTACACCGCCGACGACACGGTGAACGGTTCGGGGTCCAGCCTGAGCTACACGAAGTACGAGTACGCCGACGACGCCGGAACCGTCTGGGTCGAGCAGTACGAGGTCGAGGGCATGGGCCACGCGTGGTCCGGCGGAGCCTCCGGTGGCTCGTACACCGCGCCGGGCGGTCCCGACGCCAGCCAGCGCATCTGGAACTTCTTCTCGCGGTTCACGCTCGACGGCGCTGACGGCGGGTCCGGTGGCGGTGACGACGGGGGCGACGACGGCGGAAGCAACGCCGTGCCGACCGCCGACGCGACCGCGAGTCCGACCGACCCCGCGGTGGGCGCGACGGTCTCGTTCGACGGGTCGAACTCGTCGGACTCGGACGGCTCCATCGCGTCCTACGAGTGGGAGTTCGGCGACGGCGCGACCGCGACCGGGGCGACCGCCAGCCACAGCTACGACTCGTCGGGCGACTACACCGCGACGCTGACCGTGACCGACGACGCGGGCGCGACCGACACCGCCTCCGTGACGATTTCGGTCGGCGGCGGGAGCTTCGAGGGCTACTGCGACACCGACGACAACTACGCTCACGTGCAGGCTGGCCGGGCGTACTCCTCGGGCGGCTACGCCTACGCCGAGGGTTCCGACGAGAAGATGGGCCTGAACAACACGTTCTACACCACGACGCTGAAGGAGACCTCGGAGGGGTACTTCGAAATCGTGGACGGCTGTTAG
- a CDS encoding glycosyltransferase, with the protein MEVSDSETETVGRRAATYAASATLISGALAAPAVVAPAYSRAVGTLLVVLAVGVALRAAVGTALAFRPADALGPTEETDPSSPDEWPTVSVVVTAYDEADTLSATVEACRRLDYPADRLDVLLCYERASTDGTARIAERVAADNSRFRAIERDAPPGGKAPAANVGLRHATGDVIAFVDAGQRPESGALRRAVAWFRGDDDAWCVKGRCWGTNAGDSPVARHAAVERHLAERGEFVARELADGFTLFTGGLAFFRREAFAALGAFDETVLLEDVEFASRIHARGKRVRVDPGVVSAETNPATVGSWWSRRKRWARGGMQVARRYLGSFARNADLPARLRADAVATFGGLLALPVALLALPAVLVGLADGGPASYVPAERAVLLAAGAAALLSPVGVFVRDALDGRPHSFGEYAAVPTLPVYFAVEAAVVVAAFLDEFVLRRPSVYVPSDRPGAETDQHAEANQSSAEADRSAEGDD; encoded by the coding sequence GTGGAAGTTAGCGACTCCGAAACCGAGACGGTCGGGCGACGAGCGGCGACGTACGCGGCGAGTGCGACGTTGATTTCCGGCGCGCTCGCCGCACCCGCGGTCGTCGCGCCCGCCTACTCCCGAGCGGTGGGCACGCTCCTCGTCGTACTTGCCGTCGGAGTCGCACTCCGGGCCGCGGTCGGTACGGCGCTGGCGTTCCGACCCGCGGACGCGCTCGGTCCGACCGAGGAGACCGACCCGAGTTCGCCCGACGAGTGGCCGACCGTCAGCGTCGTCGTCACGGCCTACGACGAGGCCGACACCCTGTCGGCGACCGTCGAGGCGTGTCGTCGCCTCGACTACCCCGCGGACAGACTCGACGTACTGCTCTGCTACGAACGAGCATCGACCGACGGGACCGCCCGCATCGCCGAGCGAGTCGCGGCCGACAATTCTCGATTCCGGGCAATCGAGCGCGACGCGCCGCCCGGCGGGAAGGCCCCGGCCGCGAACGTCGGACTGCGCCACGCGACCGGCGACGTAATCGCGTTCGTGGACGCGGGCCAGCGACCCGAATCCGGGGCGCTCCGGCGGGCCGTCGCGTGGTTCCGAGGAGACGACGACGCGTGGTGTGTGAAAGGACGCTGTTGGGGGACCAACGCCGGGGACTCGCCGGTCGCGCGCCACGCCGCCGTCGAGCGCCACCTCGCCGAGCGCGGGGAGTTCGTCGCCCGCGAACTCGCCGACGGATTCACGCTGTTCACCGGCGGACTGGCCTTCTTCCGCCGGGAGGCGTTCGCGGCGTTGGGAGCGTTCGACGAGACGGTCCTGCTGGAGGACGTGGAGTTCGCCTCGCGGATTCACGCCCGCGGCAAGCGCGTCCGCGTGGACCCCGGCGTCGTCTCGGCCGAGACCAACCCCGCGACGGTCGGGTCGTGGTGGAGTCGCCGCAAGCGGTGGGCCAGAGGAGGCATGCAGGTCGCCCGCCGGTATCTCGGGTCGTTCGCCCGGAACGCCGACCTCCCGGCGCGCCTCCGCGCGGACGCCGTGGCGACGTTCGGCGGCCTGCTCGCGCTCCCGGTCGCGCTCCTCGCGCTTCCGGCGGTGCTGGTCGGTCTCGCCGACGGCGGCCCGGCGAGCTACGTTCCCGCCGAGCGGGCGGTCCTGCTCGCCGCCGGGGCCGCGGCGCTCCTGTCCCCGGTCGGCGTCTTCGTCCGGGACGCCCTCGACGGTCGGCCCCACTCGTTCGGCGAGTACGCCGCCGTGCCGACGCTCCCGGTCTACTTCGCCGTCGAGGCCGCGGTCGTCGTGGCCGCGTTTCTGGACGAGTTCGTCCTCCGGCGGCCGTCTGTGTACGTCCCCTCCGACAGGCCGGGCGCGGAGACCGACCAGCACGCGGAAGCCAACCAGTCGAGTGCGGAGGCCGACCGTTCCGCCGAGGGCGACGACTGA
- the hisD gene encoding histidinol dehydrogenase, with translation MNVQELADLGPDDRRALFDRDAGIEGVREDVREIVSRVREEGDVAVREFCEEFDDVSVGNLEITDEAERAYDQLDDEMRETIETAAANVREFHEAQLPEDWRREFSSGRELGRRFRPLERVGVYVPGGAAAYPSSALMGVIPAKVAGVEQVAVATPPADEMNPVTLAAIHAAGADAVFNVGGAQAVGALAYGTEQIDRVQKIVGPGNKWVTAAKAEVQGDVAIDFLAGPSEVLVVADETADPRLVAADLVAQAEHDPEASVVAVTDDRQTAEEIAEEVAAQLPEREREEVARRALDSDVSGVFLARSPSEAILFAEEYAAEHLSIQADDDEEILDRIESAGSVFLGPFTPVAAGDYASGTNHVLPTNGLAKITGGLSVDTFLRETTVQRLDEDALGDLSETITTLAEAEGLEAHAESVRKRFED, from the coding sequence ATGAACGTGCAAGAGTTGGCGGACCTCGGTCCCGACGACCGCCGGGCGCTGTTCGACCGCGACGCTGGCATCGAGGGCGTCCGCGAGGACGTGCGGGAAATCGTCTCGCGCGTCCGCGAGGAGGGCGACGTGGCGGTCCGGGAGTTCTGCGAGGAGTTCGACGACGTGTCGGTCGGCAACCTCGAAATCACCGACGAGGCCGAGCGCGCCTACGACCAACTGGACGACGAGATGCGCGAGACCATCGAGACCGCCGCGGCGAACGTCCGGGAGTTCCACGAGGCCCAACTCCCCGAGGACTGGCGGCGCGAGTTCTCGTCGGGTCGGGAGTTGGGGCGGCGGTTCCGACCGCTCGAACGCGTCGGCGTCTACGTCCCCGGCGGGGCCGCGGCCTACCCCTCCAGCGCGCTGATGGGTGTCATCCCCGCGAAGGTCGCGGGCGTCGAGCAGGTCGCGGTGGCGACCCCGCCCGCCGACGAGATGAACCCCGTGACGCTCGCGGCCATCCACGCCGCGGGCGCGGACGCGGTGTTCAACGTCGGGGGCGCGCAGGCGGTCGGCGCGCTGGCCTACGGTACCGAGCAGATAGATAGGGTCCAGAAAATCGTCGGCCCCGGAAACAAGTGGGTCACGGCGGCCAAGGCCGAAGTGCAGGGCGACGTGGCCATCGACTTCCTCGCCGGGCCGAGCGAGGTGCTGGTCGTCGCCGACGAGACCGCCGACCCGCGACTGGTCGCGGCCGACCTCGTGGCGCAGGCCGAACACGACCCCGAGGCCTCCGTGGTTGCCGTGACCGACGACCGGCAAACTGCCGAAGAAATCGCCGAGGAGGTCGCGGCCCAACTCCCCGAGCGCGAGCGCGAGGAGGTCGCCCGTCGAGCCCTCGACAGCGACGTGAGCGGGGTCTTCCTCGCGCGCTCGCCGAGCGAGGCCATCCTGTTCGCCGAGGAGTACGCCGCCGAACACCTCTCGATTCAGGCCGACGACGACGAGGAGATACTCGACCGCATCGAGAGCGCCGGGTCGGTGTTCCTCGGACCCTTCACCCCGGTCGCGGCGGGCGACTACGCCAGCGGCACGAACCACGTTCTGCCGACCAACGGACTGGCAAAGATTACCGGCGGCCTCTCGGTCGATACCTTCCTTCGAGAGACCACCGTCCAGCGGTTGGACGAGGACGCGCTCGGCGACCTCTCGGAGACGATTACGACGCTCGCGGAGGCGGAAGGATTGGAGGCCCACGCCGAGAGCGTCCGCAAGCGATTCGAGGACTGA
- a CDS encoding hemolysin family protein yields MVDLAFSVGRVLLALLLVVLNGFFVATEFAFVRIRATTVETLVEEGKPGANTLQTAMESLDDYLAVTQLGITISSLGLGWIGEPAVAALIEPVLGSLLPSNLVHLVAFAVGFGFITFLHVVFGELAPKTIAIAKAERVSLLAAPPMKFFYYLFVPGIVVFNGTANAFTRLIGVPPVTESEESLEEEELLMVLTRSGKQGHIDKSEVEMIERVFDLDDITVREVMVPRPDVVSAPADLPLSDLRTLIIEEGHTRYPVVEADDGNQVVGYVDVKDVLEAGESADGTAAVTAADLARDLPVVPETGRINDLLSEFQDQQGQMAAVIDEWGSFEGIVTVEDLVEVVVGDLRDEFDVDHREPSIDRRSDGSFSVDGGVAVSDVNDRLHADFEVADFDTIGGLVLDRLGRAPEVGDRVETDGYYLDVEEVDGARVSTVAVRERDESDGGNAESGDGAPTGGSDASESGGDGDAEEKQVKRPEDDREN; encoded by the coding sequence ATGGTAGACCTCGCGTTCTCGGTCGGTCGGGTCCTCCTCGCGCTCCTGCTGGTCGTGTTGAACGGCTTCTTCGTCGCCACGGAGTTCGCCTTCGTCAGAATCAGGGCCACCACCGTCGAGACGCTGGTCGAGGAGGGCAAGCCCGGCGCGAACACGCTCCAGACCGCGATGGAGAGCCTCGACGACTACCTCGCGGTGACCCAACTCGGCATCACGATATCGTCGCTCGGTCTGGGGTGGATCGGCGAACCGGCCGTGGCGGCGCTCATCGAACCCGTGTTGGGGTCGCTCCTCCCGTCGAACCTCGTCCACCTCGTCGCCTTCGCCGTCGGGTTCGGCTTCATCACGTTCCTGCACGTCGTCTTCGGCGAACTCGCGCCGAAGACGATAGCCATCGCGAAGGCCGAGCGCGTCTCGCTACTGGCCGCGCCCCCGATGAAGTTCTTCTACTACCTGTTCGTGCCCGGTATCGTCGTGTTCAACGGGACGGCCAACGCCTTCACGCGACTCATCGGCGTGCCGCCCGTGACCGAGAGCGAGGAGAGCCTCGAAGAGGAGGAACTCCTGATGGTGCTGACGCGCTCGGGCAAGCAAGGTCACATCGACAAGTCGGAGGTCGAGATGATAGAGCGCGTGTTCGACCTCGACGACATCACCGTCCGGGAGGTCATGGTTCCGCGCCCCGACGTGGTGAGCGCGCCCGCCGACCTCCCGCTGTCGGACCTCCGAACGCTGATAATCGAGGAGGGACACACGCGCTACCCCGTCGTGGAGGCCGACGACGGCAATCAGGTCGTGGGGTACGTGGACGTGAAAGACGTGCTGGAGGCGGGCGAGTCCGCCGACGGGACCGCCGCGGTCACGGCCGCGGACCTCGCGCGCGACCTGCCGGTCGTCCCCGAGACCGGTCGCATCAACGACCTCCTCTCGGAGTTTCAGGACCAGCAGGGACAGATGGCCGCGGTCATCGACGAGTGGGGGTCGTTCGAGGGCATCGTGACCGTCGAGGACCTCGTGGAGGTCGTCGTCGGCGACCTCCGGGACGAGTTCGACGTGGACCACCGCGAGCCCTCCATCGACCGCCGGAGCGACGGAAGCTTCTCCGTGGACGGCGGCGTCGCCGTCTCGGATGTCAACGACCGCCTGCACGCCGATTTCGAGGTCGCGGACTTCGACACCATCGGCGGACTGGTACTGGACAGACTCGGGCGCGCGCCGGAGGTCGGCGACCGCGTCGAGACCGACGGCTACTATCTCGACGTGGAGGAGGTGGACGGCGCTCGGGTCTCGACGGTCGCGGTTCGGGAGCGCGACGAGTCGGACGGAGGGAACGCCGAGAGCGGCGACGGCGCGCCGACCGGTGGGAGTGACGCCAGCGAGAGCGGTGGAGACGGCGACGCCGAGGAGAAACAGGTGAAGCGGCCGGAAGACGACCGAGAGAACTGA